In Rutidosis leptorrhynchoides isolate AG116_Rl617_1_P2 chromosome 6, CSIRO_AGI_Rlap_v1, whole genome shotgun sequence, the DNA window TGATACGTGCCCACCATAGTTGTAATTGGTTGATGATTCTGATACTCCTGTTTGCTGGCGTTCGGCTAGGGCAGCTATGGCGCATGCAAGACCACCAGAAGGTGATGACGATGAAGCTGATGATGATGATTCAGCTTGTGGGGCAATAGATGCTAAAGCGTGAACTTCGGTTGCGTATTTAGCTAACTGAGCAGCATCGCCATAGTTGGTATTATGGTGTTGGTGCTTGTTATCCTCCTACCATATAATCATCAGCATTCATGAACACCATTAGAGACCTTAATACGGTTTatgtgaagaaaaaaaaaattagtctAAAAAATTTTTAGGCAGCACACCAAGCCAAAAAGAAAATTTCCTGGCCTATAATTAGCTACATATAATAGATTTATTCATTACATTTATGCAATTAGCCCTTAAGATtaatataagaaaaatcatttattAAGTACCTGAAACGATAACCAGATAGCTTCCATGAGCATTATGTTTTCTGGATCAAGGTCAAACTCATCATCTCTGCATTTTACAACAAACAGACAGACAATTAAATTTTAAGAGTTAATAATAACTCGATGCATAACAAAAACTAGGTATGGTGCATCATGTTTATATTTTCAAACAAATAAGTTTATCTAGAAGATTATAGTTTTTTATTCATTGAATCCTCCAAATTAAAAATTAGTCTTCAAAGACTTCGTTGGTCAAAATACGGACTAAAGGCTACAGAgtaataaaaatcagaaaaaaaaagctTCTAACAAGTTCAGCAAGCACACGTCTTTCAAAACGTATTGAGTTCAAGAAACAATCACCCATGAAGCAACCAAAACATATCTGctccgactcaaaacaacactatcCTCTGATGTTGGTCAAAACAGGTAACATTAAGCATTTAAGCTACAGCCAAACGTCATGTGGGGTAGCCAGGTCGGTGTGCAAACACCTTTTTTCTTTTCTTCAGTTGTTGTATGTAATAATTAGTGCCTTAATATGACAAACAACCAATCCTAAAAGAAGATGACTAAGAACTTTACTATTATGGTTATGATCTAGCTTATGAAACAATGCAACTTGGATGTTTTATACAGTTTGGGTACACATTGACAAGTTGGTTGACTTTCGACCCATATGAGCTTTGAGCAATCACGTTAACTACTTCTCATACATAAACTACTCATTTGACCCTTTAGATACAAGTATAATCCAAATCAACCCATTCTCACATAAATAGGTCAACACCACTCAAACAACTCACTATCTATGACTATGATACCTCCATAATGGCACAATTCCTAACAAATCGTCCGCTTTTGACTTTTAGAGTCAACCATACCATCCTCACTTCACAACCGACACTCATTTTTTATTTATTCAGAAAATATAATGGCAATGTTTACAATAGGTACAGCATAAAAAAGTACAAAACTGATATTCAAGGGAATACAATAGCTCGGATAGCTTCATAATTACTTAATTAGCATAAACAGACATACAAAAAGACAAAAAAAATACTCACCTGTTCTCCCTAGAACATGAAGGATGTCTAACCGTTGCACCACCCTGATGCGGAACCGAAACAATTTCTTCACCATCAGATGATGTTGctgcatatatataaataataaatttaaattattaattataaagctGAAAAACGGGGAAAAGTAAACCGAAATAAACATATTGCAAATTTCTAACACATACTTGCTCTGGAGTAATATTCGGTTTCACTCTGTTCATTAATCATGTTCGAAGAACTCGTCTcttgtctttttaccatccgttccTCTTCATCTAAAATTTCTTGTTGTCTCATTCTTATTTTTGCTTCTATCACCCTTTGTTCTTCCTATAACATAATACGataataatacacattaatatatataatgaaaaaacAATGTAACAATCGACTAACTCTTGTGCACCGCTTATTGCTTACTATTTGCTCCTGCCCCTTTTCCTCTTTACTCTTTACGCCTCTATACTCCACGGCGTAATTCAACGTTTTACAAAAAGGGCATCTTAGTATCGTTAAGAATAACTAACGTAAAGCGCATAATTGACTGCACTAACTAAATAAAAAAGGAAGCAAACAATGAAAACAGTACAACAATAAGGATACTGTGTAGGACGTGTCGAATTAGGTGTCTTCATCTGCAGGAAACATTCTGATATATAAAACAACAAAATTGTTAAATAATCGAATCGCTCTCAATTATCCTCAATTTGACAACACGAATACACGCTATTTACCTGTACAAATGCCTTTCATGCAACATCTTGATCTATTTAGACTTGGGTAATACTGAAAATAGGAAATAAATGTATCAGATAATACATAATTCATAACAATTTCAATTCTGAATCAATAGTAATATTCCACTATAAACTAAATAGAATCCTTATACTTCAAGATACCAACTAATTCAATCACTGTCACAAATAATACTATTTAAACTTCGATAATTCAAATACAGAATTATAAACATTAAAAGCACAAACCAAGAAGCAAATAGGGCATTCTTCAAGATCACAACTGCAATCATCATCTCCAGGATAACAAGGAGCAAGTTTAGAATCAAGTATAAGCTTTCTAAGCTTCTTATGATCTACATCTTTATGTTGATACAACCCTTGAGGCCTTGTATACTTTTCATCAACTAACTGTCTTCTTCTACCCAACTTATTCCCCATTAATAATCACCCAAAAAAATTAAGACCCTTCAATTTTGCAACGAAACCCTAATTCCTAATTTCATTATCTACGATAAAAACTTCACAAATTCAAGAAACCGAGTTCTTAATTCAAGAAATCGTATACCCATAATAGCCTGCAAAACGAAGAGTAAGAAAGATGGAAACTCATTTTGTGGAAATCAGAAAAGAAATGAAATTGAAATATGGGAAGTTATTACAAGTTGATTTCAGGTGTGAAATGTTATTAACAAAATACCCGATTGAACAAAATCTTGAATTTATTGAAACAGATTGAAGATAGAAACCGAAAATTGATGAGGGGGTTTTGTCAAGGTATGGAGATCGAGAGATTTGTAGAGGAGAAGAGGGGACATGATCAGAACTTTCTCTGATTATATACGCGTGTGTGTACGTATATGTTTGTATGAGAGTgggaatttataatttaattaaagaaaatgataattataaaaaatcataaaataaaaatgataattatagccGTCCCAAAAGGTTGGACCTGGTCAGCCCAGCATCCCGCCCACTTAGGCGGTGTTGGCAGCGAGCCGCTAAGGCCACTGCCCAGCTCCTTCGCCCGTCTTATTGTCTTTCTTTGAAATGTTTGTAGAcggatgtatatgtatatgttactTGTATTATTAGCATTAAAGCTTATAAACtctttaattaaataatttaagtGGATCCTAATTTATTTGAAAAAATATGTCACTATTAGTAGTGTTTAGTCAAGGGTTAATCCTGAAaaggaagtgctgatgtggcgtTGATGTGACAGCTAGTTCTAAGTCAGAAAACATGTCACTGTTTGAAGCACTCTTAGAGCATTCCCAATCATGACATTCTTCTTTATATTAGCGCActgtcacatcagcgccacattTCCTCATTTCCTATTCATCATTAACTCATCACAATTCACTCTAAATCATAACTTACCATCACATGAACCCATTTTATTAAAATAGATTAAATAaaagagtaaaaaaaaaatattaagtgtATGATCTATGCAATGGCCCATTCaactttttattaatttttaacttACAATTCTCGTGATCTAGAAAGCAAAAAATTCACAAAATGCATCACAAATGTATATTGGCAAAAGATTGGCATTGTGCTGCCATTGGAGCCAACGATTGGCAATGAATATTGGCAATGGAAAGACTAGTTGTTGGAAGTGGTCTTATAAGAGCATTTCCAACGCTGTGGTGAATATCTCGTGGATGCTTCGTGTAACTTTTAACACCGATGGCAGCATCTCGTTTTTATCTAGCCAATTAATACTCGTGCACGGTTTCGTCGATGAATAGCATAACTCATCACGAGCTTAAtgactttttttctttttttttatttagtatTCTTTGATTATTTTTTCAAGTTATAGAAAAaggtatatgtatatgtagatACAAAGAAAGAGAAAGGAAAGAAGAAATAAGAAAGAGGAAGATGAAGTTGAAGTTGAATTTTTTAGTGTTTTGTTATAGTGGTGGGGTCCACCAAGTGTACTCCTTATTATTTAGATTTTTtataacaaaaaataataataataatggagtaATAACAAACTAAATTACATACTGTAgtatttatgtttttaaaatatcattttaatttttttattaatgtcgtataatttaaaataataatataataataataataataataattaataattaataattaatattaataataaaaataatgattatgtGATGGTATGTCATGGTTGGGAATGAATTGTGATGAGTTAGTGATGAGAAGAAATGGAGAGAAAAtaatgatgtggcgctgatgtgacagTGTGTTAATATGAAAAAGAATGTCATGAATGGGAATGGTCTAACCCCTATATATAACTATGACTAAGCATTGTTTAGTGGTTAGAGTTTGTTATTGTTTTTCGAGCCTTGCAGTGTTTTGTGATTTTGATTGTATCTTTATTCGTCTTTTTCATCTTCTGATGATAAGACTTCGGTTGAATGTTATGGTTATtttagtataaaaaaaaaaaaaaaaaaactatgactaaccatttataatatatatatgtatatattataaaattatatattttcatGAATAAATTGAACttcttaattaaaatattaaaaatattgaaagtacattttataatataaataaaaataaacactTTATAATAAATGCTTAAATGTAGTCTACGTTTAACATTCTCCTTTAATTACGAATTACTCGTAAATTACTACCGTAACTATACTTGACCTTTATCGTAACTTTAACGTAGGGTTGtttagtatttggtttgaaaccgtttaaACCGAATACTGAATCGATACCAAATCGAAATAACCAAACCGAATTTGTTATATGGTTTTCAGATCAAGCAAATTCAAAAATCGAATTTGCGCTTGGTTTTTTGTTTTGAAAAATCtaaatttggttaaccgaaaaccgaattcaatttatacaatattaaaaatatattaagttattaatattattgtaattccaCGATTTGAAGTACCAATATTTAAAATTCGATCATGTGTATGGTTCAGGGATTTGAAATCCCGGAATTTTCAATACATAAAATGTAATAAGTAAACGTAAGCATAAACATACATGAACGTAAAACGTAGAACGtaaaacgtaaaacataaaatgaaaAAGCAAAACACAAAAAGTAAACGTAAAACGTAAATTGAAAAGCGTATTGCatacatgtaaaacgtaaaacatgTTATAACAGATAACCGTAAAACGTATACATAACACGTAACCATAAAATTAACTTGTAAAACGTAAACATAAAACGTAAAGCGTAAATGTAACACGTAAAACCTAAACTAAAACGTAAACGTCAATCGTAAAACGTCAACCGTAAAACGCGGGACATAAAAAGTAAACGTAAAATGTAAATGTAAACGTAAAATCGTAAAACGTAAACTGTAAAAAGTAAACTGTAAAAAGTAAACTGTACAACGTAAACCGTAAAACGTAAACGAAGAATTATAAAAACAAAGTATTTGAAAAATGAATTTCAAAATCTTTCACTAATACATAGGATTTTGAAATCTCATTTCCATGTGATTTTGAACTCCAAGTTAATTCAAATACTATAACCAAATAATGGATTTAGTGACTTTTGAAATGCAAATTCTACCAAATCTTTACAAATTTCACGAACCAAACACCATATAAAGTAATTATTTATTATGTGATGTAGACATGTAGTTTACATCAAAAATTATTGTTTTACACTACCTAAGACCAATTATAACAATGGAAGACCCACGGTTTAAGAACAAACGTTGACTAAAACCCACGCCTCCAAATGGGGTAACAAGGCGTGGCTTTGGTTGTGGGTGCGAGCGTGGGTCAGAATCCCATAGGAATACTCACTGGCAATGGCGAGTCCATGATCAAAACCAAATGGGGTCAAAAAAAAGTTTTTCAAAGCTAATTATATTTTTAGGatattttagtggttgtttacctccAAAAAACCATAAATTTAAAAATGTATGAGGTCTTATAGTTAAATTTAGTGATGTCCTATAAAAtttgatgtgacgacccgaaaatttccgatcaaatttaaacttaatctttatatgtttccgacacgataagcaaagtctgtaatgttgggtctcaaaaattttggaacaatgttcatatattcatttgaccttcgaccagttccgacgattcacgaacgattaattataacttgatgtgtatatatatatatatatatatatatatatatatatatatatatatatatataataattagaaatataaatttaaatattgtatgttgttgctaCCAACATttatctatgtaaaataaaacaaaatataataattattatttaaaacatatctatatatataagtatataaaaaaaataaaaaatatttaatgattgtaatactcgttgtacgtttcgattattatttagagaaattTATTATACGACTTaataacattaacaaagtattaaaagtataaagttATATTTATTCGTTTTAGATAAACACCTACATAATAAaatgtacttatatatatatatatttcgaattatttaaCAAACGATACTAGTATTCGATTACTGACTCGATTGATATCTAAATAAGTTAATTAGAATATTTGTCAAGTAGAGTAAACGCTGGTACGTAAATGATTCATATCAAGATGtgttatcatataataataataactaaatttaaGTACAAGCTAAGAAAATAAaagatatattattttaattataattgctAAAACtaaaatttgtattaataatattataaaattttTTTATCCGATATGCACCAgtaaaatgattaatattactgataattctattattattattattattattattattagttccattattactaataaaattaatattaaatattaatgtttatataataaatgtcattatgttctttatataattaatatacaaaaatatatatacaatcgaTATATATTGATACAGAttagatatatatagatacaaAAACATAAATacgattaattatatatatataattattgtaatatgcatatataaatacagatataaaatcgatatatataaataaatatggatatacatataatatacagttaaatatttatatagttattatatatatatatatatatatatatatatatatatatatatatatatatatatatatatatatatatatatataaacaattataATACGAACGATTGCATATTCAAAACGATACAGAAAATTCGTATTCAATTGTCCATCGCTATCCTTCTGTTTGTAAATTGATTTTCCTGTCTTCAATCACGATTTCAAACAACTAGTTAACATCCAAATTCTGTTAGGAGTCTTGATCATCCTTATTTTTTATTATTCTTTTGGTACCTGATGGAATAAAATTGTCGACCAACTCCAGCTAGCAAACAACGATGAATAAGCTAAATTGAGTTTAGGTACATCTGTTAACCCTAAATGACACTCTACTAAAATCAATTCGAGCAAAAACatacaaagttttttttttattttcttttttacgcTCTGTTATTTCACTTTATAGCCAAATCACAAAATCGAATGAATTCTTAAAATGTAACAATGCTAGTCTGTTAAAAATCTTTCCTTCGAACTAACTGCAAGAATTCAGGGTCCAATTTTTCTTATGGGcatttaattttggagtcaaagtttagtttTAAAAAGTCAATGAATTTGTTCTTGAAGAAATTTGGATTCGTATTTGTGTTTCAACTTCAattaacgattccaatagtttttaatGATGATTTGCAACCATTTTCATGTATAGATCATTAGCTGTAAtagtcttaaaatttaaaaatcaaTCTCGTGTTCTTCATTATTATACAGCgactgtttttttttatttttcttattttttttttgtgttggcTATTAATTTGGAAATAAATGAGGGTTGTGTAAATTCGAATTAATAGACTTAAATCCAAACTCAAACTCGTTTTTGCATTTGCAAGTTGTTCCTGTCGAGTGTAACTGAGGAAGGAGAAGAAGATAGGTAACAggttatacgggttatatataatcAGATaggtttataaaacagaaaatgggcCATGGCCTGAATGGTTAAGGAGTATTCGGGTATGCGAGgagtcgggggttcgagccttgtATGTGACAAATTGTTTTTAGAGGCTTACACTTTGAGGTAgtcattatatttttattattattacatcctttttattattattgtatttattatttttactatgatcattattataaattgttattatggTTATCATGTTAGATGTTATTAAtaacaaaatgattattaatatgatttataatattatcattattattactagtattatcatttaaaaattattagtactatcatcactaataataataataataataataataataataatattattattattattattattattattattattattattattattattattattattattattattattattatagaattgttattgttagtattagaattatcatttaacatttatattagtattattagtattatgttcATAAATATTAGTACCGGTATCGttctataaatattagtattattattgttattattaacaaaagtattattaatatgattaccatTTTGTTATCaccaaaactatattattattatcatttctactactagtaccattattattattactattattattactataattaatattattatcgatatttttatatttaatactaTCATTACAATCATATACAATCTTTATTactactattaaaattattttacCAGATAAGTATGttgtatataaaactatacttataaGTGCTATTACATATAagtaggtaataatcatattaacaatttttatgtaaatattcatatataacaaattaggtagtcTTAATGTAATactaatcaaacatatatattaatataactatatataaatactaatcaaattaaatatgtacacaaattatatatatatatatatatatatatatatatatatatatatatatataatgtaatgtaaggatataatatatgaatttgttcaattacgattatatgtattaatatacatatgaattatataggttcgtgaatccgaggctaaccctgcattgttcaatatagttatatgtatttttactacaaaatacagtatggtgagtttcatttgcctttttaccctttatatttttgggctgagaatacatgcgcaatatttataaatgttttacaaaataaacacaagtacgtgaaactatattctatggttgaattatcgaaatcgaatatgcccctttttattaagtctggtaatctaagaattagggaacaaacaccctaattgacgcggatcctaaagatagatctattgggcccaacaagccccatccaaagcaccagatgctttagtactttgaaatttatatcatgtccgaaggaggatcccgggatgatggggatattcttatatgtatattgtgaatgtcggttaccaggtgttcaatccatatgaatgatatttttgtctctatgcatgagacgtatgttcatgagaaatggaaatatgaaatcttgtggtctattaaaattatgaaatggttatttatgttaaactaatgaactcaccaaccttttggttgacactttaaagcatgtttattctcaggtacgaaagaaatcttccgctgtgcatttgctcatcttagagatattacttggagtcattcatgacatatttcaaaagacgttgcattcgagtcgttgagttcatcaagattattattattaagtcaattatagtaagatatattacgaaattgtatgcatgttgtcaactttcgatgtaatgaaagattgtcttttcaaaaacgaatgcaatgtttgtaaaatgtatcatatagaggtcaagtacctcgcgatgtaatcaactgttgtgaatcgtttataatcgatatggacttcgtccggatggattaggacgggtctctacatttgaAGTGTACAACGTATAAAAATTTCTATTGTAGTGAGGTCAAAGGACCCACACCTTCAGGGGTAGACTCGCCTCTGCTCACGGGTGTGGTCTTACATGATACATATACAaattttatataatttctaaaatattattttaaaattcATTTTACTACTATACCAATTATATTTTTACACAACATCACACACTTTTTACCTACATTCTCAATTCACATCACGAATACTTCACATTAAAAAAAGAATTGTAATATCCACCATCATTTTTACTACATCTATCATAACTATGTATTAACCAAATTATACGGTACAGTATTTTAATGAATAGGTGATAGTGAATGTAGTAAAAGTAGTGGTGACCatcccattaaaaattaacacTCCCCTAGTTAATACTCCATCTGTCTCACAATAAGTGTCCACTGTTGATTTttcaaagttaaattttctcaactttgaatgtaaatatatttatttgtgttatataatatttgataaaaattatgTGAATGAAAACATATTTGaaaactcaattcattcatataatttttatcaaatactccatccgtcccaaatctattgtctctAGACAAAAAACACACGTTTAAGAAAAGTACCTGACACATGTACTTTTTCGTTAACTTTTTAGTTTTACCCCTTATTTTTTACCTTTCTTTTTGTCTTATATGTATAAAGTAGGGGCACAATTGAAATTTATCACATTATTTCTTttcatttatggaagtggacaattaatttgaaaTATTCAAAAAAAGAATAGTGGACAATAGATATGAGACGGAGGAAATATTAtataatacgaatacaaatattcacggtTAAAGTTAAGAAAATTTGACTTTGAAAAGTTAATAGTAAACATTTATTGTCAGATGGATGAACTAATTAATAAAAACatcaagaaaaaaaaaacaaaaaaactcaCACAGCCAACCATTACAAATGATTTAAAATACGTTAAAAGAGGAGAGTAGAGAGAGCAAGTAAAGAATTGGAGAGGGGATTAATATATCCACGCTCCTTTTTTAGATGCGTGTACGTTACCTTTGCTTTCTTCACAAAACACAATTACTTGATTCTTCCACTTATCTTTTATTCTTCCTCTGTACATCACTTCTCTATTTCTattcttattttatattttaattttatttattatcgCATTAAACCTGTATTACAAATGGATTTTAATCGGAAAGTGGTTTTTGTTATAGTGGTCAAAAAGGATTATCAAAAAACTATTACTATAAGAAGTTTTAACAATATTGTAACAAATATACATGTAAGAAAAAATAAAATTTCTATTACTATAGTTTAGTAGAACTCAAATATACAATTTCTTAGTTGCGAATATTATTTAGTTCTATTTCTGATTAGTAGGTAAAAACAAAAATGGTGGTGCATTTGAAATAtaaacttcaaaactatgctagattaACATTTCATATAGAAGTTAAGTACTTCGATTAAGAAGAATATTagggtttaagtttaaatattctataacttaatttcttatgaataaaacaaaattataataataaatattcatattcatatcaaatataaataacagaatttagtaATAAAcatgaatatttatatttatatacaattaATTCAAATGACTTTAAGAGTATCCTTTAATTTAATGTATAAGTAAGTATAAAAATTAAGATTAACTAACAAAATAAGCATGaacataaaaattaaaattaaaattaaaaaaaaaaccctaaaccctaaaccgtttgtgttaaaaacttaatctaaatcctaaatctaaaccctaaaccttaaatttctaaaccctaatttctaaaccctcaaaatacgctcgaaaaatacgataattgttatatattatttctttgagcgttttcccaccaaaataaaaacatttatcacaaaatgtctttattaaatgttcatattttcattcaatctataatgttcgtgaacattttcaaaaaaaatgaatatatatatatatatatatatatatatatatatatatatatatatatatatatatatattggtaggataaagggggaaataaccaatcgggaggaagcggaggggaagcaaattttttttttttcgttttttttaaaaactttgttcacgaacattatagattggatgaaaatatgaacatttaataaagacactttgtgataaatgtttttattttggcgggaaaacgctcgaagaattaatatataacaattatcgtgtttttcaagcgtatgttgaggttttagatattaggg includes these proteins:
- the LOC139851877 gene encoding E3 ubiquitin-protein ligase DA2L-like, giving the protein MGNKLGRRRQLVDEKYTRPQGLYQHKDVDHKKLRKLILDSKLAPCYPGDDDCSCDLEECPICFLYYPSLNRSRCCMKGICTECFLQMKTPNSTRPTQCPFCKTLNYAVEYRGVKSKEEKGQEQIEEQRVIEAKIRMRQQEILDEEERMVKRQETSSSNMINEQSETEYYSRATTSSDGEEIVSVPHQGGATVRHPSCSRENRDDEFDLDPENIMLMEAIWLSFQEDNKHQHHNTNYGDAAQLAKYATEVHALASIAPQAESSSSASSSSPSGGLACAIAALAERQQTGVSESSTNYNYGGHVSSTYNVHHHHHHHPDHHNSSTRLSLDTHLQMDQQDVSQEMVETAYGSYGYRQNSRAVNVESVQNDDENGHGGGNIVPESFEEQMMLAMAVSLAEARARTNTPEVAWN